The proteins below come from a single Spiroplasma endosymbiont of Atherix ibis genomic window:
- the rnpA gene encoding ribonuclease P protein component, which yields MKNINIIKKNHEFQSIIGNKKFIKTKEFVIYFKNNNLNRFRYGISVGKKIGNAILRNKIKRQIRSMIYELLNEQKNKNYDVVLMARSMILNKNYKNNLEELRKSLLLIK from the coding sequence GAAAAACATTAATATAATTAAAAAAAATCATGAATTTCAAAGTATTATTGGAAATAAAAAGTTTATTAAAACAAAGGAATTTGTAATTTATTTTAAAAATAATAATCTTAATAGATTTAGATATGGTATATCTGTTGGAAAAAAAATTGGTAACGCTATATTAAGAAATAAAATAAAAAGACAAATAAGATCAATGATTTATGAATTATTAAATGAACAAAAAAATAAAAACTATGATGTAGTTTTAATGGCGAGAAGTATGATTCTAAATAAAAATTATAAAAATAATTTAGAAGAACTTAGAAAATCGCTTTTATTAATAAAATAA